A region from the Lycium barbarum isolate Lr01 chromosome 8, ASM1917538v2, whole genome shotgun sequence genome encodes:
- the LOC132606329 gene encoding protein REVEILLE 1 isoform X3, whose product MATYRRACGHQNCSSDQKPCSEVFLKGLLLLSHFIYMPPSKVVRESNISDVSSVKSIEIPPPRPKRKPMHPYPRKMATQVKNGTLAPEKSKRSASPDLSLSEQENPPDLSLSEQENQSPTSVLSARGSDAFGSADSSKPSESSSPVSSVVAENAGDLLLSEPSDFMLEERRSSPARAYASSNPDNQACVKLELFPEDNDFVKEGSDEGSSTQCLKLFGKTVLVSDSYMTSSTCGQLSLTDENDEPASRMSHRSSFPTKSLPWDSECPRSTLTIGPATPTYYTRPNQSVSSPLLPWGSSYVSAAFPCSQVHNPIPMKGRPLFNDEDLEDKETQKEGSSTGSNAESVENLEIEAQSSRNLVEESVRASVPSLFERRANSKKRVKGFLPYKRCLAERGISSSTLTGEEREEQRTRLCL is encoded by the exons ATGGCGACGTATAGAAG AGCATGTGGGCACCAAAACTGCAGTTCAGATCAGAAGCCATGCTCAGAAGTTTTTCTCAAAGGTTTACTGCTCTTATCCCATTTTATCTATATGCCGCCTTCTAAA GTTGTTCGTGAATCGAATATTAGTGATGTAAGCTCCGTGAAATCCATTGAGATCCCTCCTCCTCGACCTAAAAGAAAGCCAATGCACCCTTATCCACGTAAAATGGCTACTCAAGTTAAAAATGGAACCCTAGCTCCAGAGAAATCGAAGAGGTCTGCCTCACCTGATCTCTCTCTCTCCGAGCAAGAGAATCCACCTGATCTCTCTCTCTCCGAGCAAGAGAATCAGTCGCCTACCTCTGTGTTGTCTGCCCGTGGTTCAGATGCATTTGGCTCGGCAGATTCCAGTAAGCCAAGTGAGAGCTCTTCACCTGTTTCATCAGTTGTTGCTGAGAATGCTGGTGATCTTCTACTTTCTGAACCATCCGACTTCATGCTAGAGGAGAGAAGATCTTCACCTGCTCGAGCTTATGCTAGTTCAAATCCAGACAATCAGGCTTGCGTG AAACTAGAGTTGTTCCCGGAGGACAATGATTTTGTGAAAGAAGGCTCCGATGAGGGATCATCTACTCAGTGTCTGAAGCTATTTGGTAAAACCGTATTAGTCAGTGATTCTTATATGACTTCTTCAACTTGTGGCCAACTATCATTGACAGATGAGAATGATGAACCAGCATCACGGATGTCACATCGGAGCTCCTTCCCTACGAAATCTTTGCCCTGGGATTCGGAATGTCCCCGAAGTACCTTAACCATTGGACCCGCTACACCAACATATTACACAAGGCCTAACCAAAGTGTCTCTTCACCTCTTTTACCGTGGGGATCATCGTATGTATCTGCTGCATTCCCTTGCAGTCAGGTGCATAATCCAATTCCAATGAAGGGACGTCCACTCTTTAACGACGAAGATTTGGAAGATAAGGAAACTCAAAAGGAAGGCTCTTCCACTGGCTCCAACGCCGAATCAGTAGAAAATTTGGAAATTGAAGCTCAGAGTAGTCGAAATCTGGTAGAAGAATCTGTTAGAGCTAGTGTACCCTCTTTGTTTGAGCGAAGAGCAAATTCCAAGAAGCGTGTGAAGGGTTTTCTTCCTTATAAGAGATGCTTAGCTGAAAGAGGCATCAGTTCCTCAACATTAACTGGAGAAGAAAGAGAAGAACAACGAACTCGATTATGCTTGTAG
- the LOC132606329 gene encoding protein REVEILLE 1 isoform X1: protein MTIRDQSESDTILPRTNSISVDVGSPSLRSIQLEEQVTLADEYAPKVRKPYTISKQREKWSEEEHRKFLEALKLHGRAWRRIEEHVGTKTAVQIRSHAQKFFSKVVRESNISDVSSVKSIEIPPPRPKRKPMHPYPRKMATQVKNGTLAPEKSKRSASPDLSLSEQENPPDLSLSEQENQSPTSVLSARGSDAFGSADSSKPSESSSPVSSVVAENAGDLLLSEPSDFMLEERRSSPARAYASSNPDNQACVKLELFPEDNDFVKEGSDEGSSTQCLKLFGKTVLVSDSYMTSSTCGQLSLTDENDEPASRMSHRSSFPTKSLPWDSECPRSTLTIGPATPTYYTRPNQSVSSPLLPWGSSYVSAAFPCSQVHNPIPMKGRPLFNDEDLEDKETQKEGSSTGSNAESVENLEIEAQSSRNLVEESVRASVPSLFERRANSKKRVKGFLPYKRCLAERGISSSTLTGEEREEQRTRLCL from the exons ATGACTATACGG GATCAAAGCGAATCAGACACGATCCTTCCCAGAACGAACAGCATTTCAGTTGATGTCGGATCTCCTTCTCTGAGGAGCATCCAGCTGGAAGAGCAAGTTACTCTTGCAGATGAATATGCTCCTAAG GTAAGAAAACCATACACCATATCAAAGCAAAGAGAGAAGTGGTCAGAGGAAGAGCATAGAAAGTTCCTTGAAGCTTTAAAGCTTCATGGTAGGGCATGGCGACGTATAGAAG AGCATGTGGGCACCAAAACTGCAGTTCAGATCAGAAGCCATGCTCAGAAGTTTTTCTCAAAG GTTGTTCGTGAATCGAATATTAGTGATGTAAGCTCCGTGAAATCCATTGAGATCCCTCCTCCTCGACCTAAAAGAAAGCCAATGCACCCTTATCCACGTAAAATGGCTACTCAAGTTAAAAATGGAACCCTAGCTCCAGAGAAATCGAAGAGGTCTGCCTCACCTGATCTCTCTCTCTCCGAGCAAGAGAATCCACCTGATCTCTCTCTCTCCGAGCAAGAGAATCAGTCGCCTACCTCTGTGTTGTCTGCCCGTGGTTCAGATGCATTTGGCTCGGCAGATTCCAGTAAGCCAAGTGAGAGCTCTTCACCTGTTTCATCAGTTGTTGCTGAGAATGCTGGTGATCTTCTACTTTCTGAACCATCCGACTTCATGCTAGAGGAGAGAAGATCTTCACCTGCTCGAGCTTATGCTAGTTCAAATCCAGACAATCAGGCTTGCGTG AAACTAGAGTTGTTCCCGGAGGACAATGATTTTGTGAAAGAAGGCTCCGATGAGGGATCATCTACTCAGTGTCTGAAGCTATTTGGTAAAACCGTATTAGTCAGTGATTCTTATATGACTTCTTCAACTTGTGGCCAACTATCATTGACAGATGAGAATGATGAACCAGCATCACGGATGTCACATCGGAGCTCCTTCCCTACGAAATCTTTGCCCTGGGATTCGGAATGTCCCCGAAGTACCTTAACCATTGGACCCGCTACACCAACATATTACACAAGGCCTAACCAAAGTGTCTCTTCACCTCTTTTACCGTGGGGATCATCGTATGTATCTGCTGCATTCCCTTGCAGTCAGGTGCATAATCCAATTCCAATGAAGGGACGTCCACTCTTTAACGACGAAGATTTGGAAGATAAGGAAACTCAAAAGGAAGGCTCTTCCACTGGCTCCAACGCCGAATCAGTAGAAAATTTGGAAATTGAAGCTCAGAGTAGTCGAAATCTGGTAGAAGAATCTGTTAGAGCTAGTGTACCCTCTTTGTTTGAGCGAAGAGCAAATTCCAAGAAGCGTGTGAAGGGTTTTCTTCCTTATAAGAGATGCTTAGCTGAAAGAGGCATCAGTTCCTCAACATTAACTGGAGAAGAAAGAGAAGAACAACGAACTCGATTATGCTTGTAG
- the LOC132606329 gene encoding protein REVEILLE 1 isoform X2 — MTIRDQSESDTILPRTNSISVDVGSPSLRSIQLEEQVTLADEYAPKVRKPYTISKQREKWSEEEHRKFLEALKLHGRAWRRIEEHVGTKTAVQIRSHAQKFFSKVVRESNISDVSSVKSIEIPPPRPKRKPMHPYPRKMATQVKNGTLAPEKSKRSASPDLSLSEQENQSPTSVLSARGSDAFGSADSSKPSESSSPVSSVVAENAGDLLLSEPSDFMLEERRSSPARAYASSNPDNQACVKLELFPEDNDFVKEGSDEGSSTQCLKLFGKTVLVSDSYMTSSTCGQLSLTDENDEPASRMSHRSSFPTKSLPWDSECPRSTLTIGPATPTYYTRPNQSVSSPLLPWGSSYVSAAFPCSQVHNPIPMKGRPLFNDEDLEDKETQKEGSSTGSNAESVENLEIEAQSSRNLVEESVRASVPSLFERRANSKKRVKGFLPYKRCLAERGISSSTLTGEEREEQRTRLCL; from the exons ATGACTATACGG GATCAAAGCGAATCAGACACGATCCTTCCCAGAACGAACAGCATTTCAGTTGATGTCGGATCTCCTTCTCTGAGGAGCATCCAGCTGGAAGAGCAAGTTACTCTTGCAGATGAATATGCTCCTAAG GTAAGAAAACCATACACCATATCAAAGCAAAGAGAGAAGTGGTCAGAGGAAGAGCATAGAAAGTTCCTTGAAGCTTTAAAGCTTCATGGTAGGGCATGGCGACGTATAGAAG AGCATGTGGGCACCAAAACTGCAGTTCAGATCAGAAGCCATGCTCAGAAGTTTTTCTCAAAG GTTGTTCGTGAATCGAATATTAGTGATGTAAGCTCCGTGAAATCCATTGAGATCCCTCCTCCTCGACCTAAAAGAAAGCCAATGCACCCTTATCCACGTAAAATGGCTACTCAAGTTAAAAATGGAACCCTAGCTCCAGAGAAATCGAAGAGGTCTGCCTCAC CTGATCTCTCTCTCTCCGAGCAAGAGAATCAGTCGCCTACCTCTGTGTTGTCTGCCCGTGGTTCAGATGCATTTGGCTCGGCAGATTCCAGTAAGCCAAGTGAGAGCTCTTCACCTGTTTCATCAGTTGTTGCTGAGAATGCTGGTGATCTTCTACTTTCTGAACCATCCGACTTCATGCTAGAGGAGAGAAGATCTTCACCTGCTCGAGCTTATGCTAGTTCAAATCCAGACAATCAGGCTTGCGTG AAACTAGAGTTGTTCCCGGAGGACAATGATTTTGTGAAAGAAGGCTCCGATGAGGGATCATCTACTCAGTGTCTGAAGCTATTTGGTAAAACCGTATTAGTCAGTGATTCTTATATGACTTCTTCAACTTGTGGCCAACTATCATTGACAGATGAGAATGATGAACCAGCATCACGGATGTCACATCGGAGCTCCTTCCCTACGAAATCTTTGCCCTGGGATTCGGAATGTCCCCGAAGTACCTTAACCATTGGACCCGCTACACCAACATATTACACAAGGCCTAACCAAAGTGTCTCTTCACCTCTTTTACCGTGGGGATCATCGTATGTATCTGCTGCATTCCCTTGCAGTCAGGTGCATAATCCAATTCCAATGAAGGGACGTCCACTCTTTAACGACGAAGATTTGGAAGATAAGGAAACTCAAAAGGAAGGCTCTTCCACTGGCTCCAACGCCGAATCAGTAGAAAATTTGGAAATTGAAGCTCAGAGTAGTCGAAATCTGGTAGAAGAATCTGTTAGAGCTAGTGTACCCTCTTTGTTTGAGCGAAGAGCAAATTCCAAGAAGCGTGTGAAGGGTTTTCTTCCTTATAAGAGATGCTTAGCTGAAAGAGGCATCAGTTCCTCAACATTAACTGGAGAAGAAAGAGAAGAACAACGAACTCGATTATGCTTGTAG